The Chryseolinea soli nucleotide sequence CATTTTTGTTATTGGCGATCTCGCGCTCACCTTCGCCACCATAGGTTCCACCGCGCCCGCTATAGCTGGAGGGCCAGGTCTTTTCGAGATAATCAGTGGCATAAGCACCCATGCTCCAACTGTGCCCGTCGGCGCTGACTTCGGCATTGACATAAAAATTATCGAGCAGCACAAAAGACTCTACCAAAGCATGTTGGTTGGGCGTATATTTTCTTCCGAAAAGAAGCAATGTCGTGTCGCCGTTCCCTCCTTTCACGTCGGCCAGCACCTGGTCGTAGGTCCTGTTTTCTTTGATCACATAAAAGACATACTTGATGGGTGATTCTTTGCCCATTTTGATCGGTGCCGGCCTGTCGAGCGTGTCGCGCCGGTATTGTGAATACGGGGAATTACTATAGACTTTGCCCGAGTATTCTTTCAACGCCTTGGCGGAAGGTATATCGATGATGCTCATCGTGCCTTTTAACAAAGAACCGATATACTGCACATCGCTTCCCTCCTTCGTGATGCCGCCATGGTGAATCACATCTTCCTTTTTTCGCACCGGCGAAGGGCCGAACGGGTTAGCTTTCGATTCAAATCCTTTGCCATTGGAAACCCACAATTTTTTATTGATCAGTCGAACACAAGTTGGATACCATCCCGTAGGAATAAAACCCATCGCCGAACTTCTTCCGGGCTTCGACACATCGAACACGGCGAGGCAATTGTTATCGGCGTTGGCGATGTAAAGCTTTTTTTCGGAGGGATCGTATGCCAGGCTATTGGTCGTCGAGCCGCTGGGGGAATCCGGAAAGAGCGCGGCGTCGAGTGTTTCGATCACTTTTTTACTTTTGTTGTCGATCACGGAAACACTGTTGTCGTTGGCGTTGCAGACGTACAGATACTTGCCATCCGGGGTGAGCAAAAGTTCATTGGGATTGTCGCCTACCGTGATGGGGTTCTTCCAGATGTTTTTTTCCAGGTCCCAGGTGAGAAGCTTGTCGCATCCCCAACAGGAGATATAGAGTTCTTTTTTGTCACGGCTTAGTTTGCAGGCGTAGGCCTCCGCTCCCAGCCCGAGGGTGTTCAGGATTTTCTTTGTTTTCAGATCGATCACATATAATTTCTGATCTTCCCGGGTCACGACATAAAGCCGTTGTCGCTTATCGTCCACCTCGATCCCCGCAGGTCCGATTTTCTCGGGCCACGGTTTGCCAAGTTTCAGTGTGTCGGTGAGTATGAGTTTGTCTTTTTGTACTGCGAATTGAAGGATAAGATTATCGTGGCCGCCGGAAGCAAAGAGATATTTTTCATCGCCTGAGAACGCAAGGCCGTACCATGATTTTGACACCACCACGGAGTCAATCTTTTTTTGTTTTCGAAGATCGATGAGCTCAATACTTTGAATGCCCTGGCCGTTGTTGGTGACAGCTAAATATTTTGATGACGGGCTGATTACCATGTTCAAAGGCAAATCGCCCAAGGGAAAGGACGTGCCGGCCGGGGTGAGTTTCCAGCCATTTGGCAATAGCACGGGTTTGGGGAGGGCTTGCGCCAGTAAGGATTGTGCGGTAAAATAAAGGACTATTAGAAGGAACGACCGTGCCATGGGTTCACAAGAGTAGGTTGTTGTAAAAGTAGGTTAAAAACAGGGCACGCGTTGTGTTTTTTACTTTATCGGTGTTTTACTATTGTGTTAGCGGGGGTGTTATGAGGTGATGGAATATTGTGCGTGTCGGGCTCGGATGACGGTGGCTGAGAATTTGTTGGTGGGACACCAACAAGTAGGTGGTAGGTTCTTTTGTGACTATGGCAAGGATTGGGGCGGTGGCCTGCGAGGAGTTGGTCGTAGTAGTGACCGCGGCCGCTATCCTTGTTGGTGAAGAACACCAACAAGGGCGCAGGGCGGAAGGGCTATTCGTTTCGGAGTGCTTTTGTTGGGTTTGAATTGGCAGCTTTGAAGGATAAGTAGCTGATGGTGATCCAGGCGATGGTCAATACGGATAATCCGGCCACAATAAAATTGATGGGACCGATCGTAACCTTGTCTGTAAAATTGTCTAGCCATCGCGTGATCAGGAACCAGGTTATCGGGATGGCGATGACGAACGATAAGAGGATCAATCCGACAAATTCTTTGGAGATGATCAGGACGATGTTGCCCAGGGTTGCGCCGAGTACTTTCCGGATGCCGATCTCTTTTACCCTGCGCTCTACGGAGAACGACGTCAGGCCCAGCAGCCCAAGACAGCCTACGGCGATGGCCAGACCAGCGAAGATGCCGGCGACCTTTCCGAGTTGGGCATCGGCCTTGTACAGGCGGTCGTATTCTTCGTCGAGAAAGGAATAGCGGTAGGGCAAATTGTTGGTGAGGTCCTTCCACTTGATGCCGATCGACTTGATGATGGTTTGCATGTCGTCTGACCTGATCTTTAACGACAGCGTGGAGTAGGCCCATTTATTTTCTTGCAAGATCAAGGGTGCCACCTGGTGATGCAGCGACTGGTAATGGTAGTCCTTCACCACGCCGATGATCGTACCTCGTTTTCCGTTTTGATCGACCTTCTTTCCGAGGGCCTGTTCGGGTTTCCAGCCAAAATCTTTTACGGCGGTTTCGTTGATGATGAACGCGGTCGTATCGTCCGCACGGGAGCCTTTTATGAAATTGCGACCGGCGATGATCTCAATGCCGTAGGCGGGAAGAAAATCGCTGTCAATAAAATTCGTGTTGATGTTGGAGGGCGATAGCTTGCCGTCTTCCATCTCGATGGTGGCATAGAGATTATTGGATGGCTCCCCTGGCACCGTGCTGCACGCCGCCGCCGACAACACGCCGGGCACTTTCAGCAACTCTCCTTTCACGGTTTCCCAACGGTCTACCATTGCACGGTCGCCGTTGTTGCGAATTAACAATGTCGCTTCTTTTACAAAGCCCAGGTCTCGGCTACGCAGCAGGTCGAGCTGCTCGAAGACGATTAGCGTGCCGGCGAGCAGCACAATGGAAATTACAAACTGGACGGACACGAGCATCTTGCGGAGCCCATTATGGCCGAATATAGATTGGGGTGCGCCGCGGAAGATCTGCAGCGGCTGAAAGCCGGAGATCACCAACGCCGGATACACACCGGATAGCAACCCCAGCACAAGCGCAATCAACACAAACCCTCCCCATGTGGTCAACGAACCCGGGAACAGGCTGAAAACCAACGGAGTTTCTACCAGTGTATTGAACACCGGCAAAACCAGCGCGGCGAGCATGAAGCCCATGCAGGTTGCCAGGATGCTCACAATGATCGATTCGCCAAGGAACTGGTAGACCAGCGCGCGTCGTTGCGCGCCAAGCACTTTGCGCAGCCCCACTTCTTTCAACCGCCGTGAGGCACGCGCCGTGGCGAGGTTGATGTAGTTGAAACAGGCGATCAACAGGATAAAGCCCGCAATGATCGACAACGTGTAAATGTTATTCTGACTTCCACGTTTTCCATTTTCCCACGACCGCGGCGTTTCCAAATAGATCGACGTCAGCGGCTGCAAGGGAAGGTCCTCGTAATACATGCCGCCCTTCTCGATGTTCCGGGTGATGAAGTCGGGCATTTTTGCCCTGAGCTTTTCCACCTGCCCCTCGCCTTCTTTCAGCAACAAGTACGTATGGAAGCCATTCCAGAACCACATATTGTTCATGGGCTGATTCACCTGGTCGCTCCAGGTGCGGAAGGAGACCAACATATTGAACCGGATGTGTGAATTTTCGGGGACATCAGCCACCAGGCCGGTGACTTTATATTCTTCACCATTCATGTTCAGTGTTTTGCCCAAAGGGGGCTCGTCACCGAAATACTTCTTCGCCGTGGACGTCGTCAACACGATGCTGTAAGGTTCGGTGAGCGCTTTTTTGGGGTTGCCCTCCAGCAGTGGAAAGGAGAAAATATCAAATACCGATGAATCGGACAGCAGGCAACCTTCTTCAAAGACAGACACGTCGCCCTTGCGCACCAGGAAGCTCCAGTCCTGCATCCGGACAAATTTGTCCACTTCCGGCATCTGGCTGGCCAACGCAGGGCCCATCGGGGGCGAGCTGGTGGACTGGAAGAGCATCTCGTTCTCGGTACGCAGGTTTTCGACGATCCGGAAAATGCGGTCAGCCTTTTGGTTGAACCGGTCATAGCTCAGCTCGTGGTTCACATAGAGGGCAATCAGCACAAAGGAGGCGATGCCGATAGCCAGGCCGAGGATGTTGATGATGGAGAAGCCTTTGTTTTTAAGCAGGCTTCTGAAAGCGGTTTTTATGTAGTTGCGCAGCATGGAGAGGGTACTTTGGGAGTTGGAGAAAGTTACAAAATCAAACCGATCATATTGAAAATTGAGGATCGAATGATCCTACCGTTTGGGGTGAGATGATGGAATTGGGGAAATAGTTTGATTGTTGAGGAACCCCATCTGGACTAGACCAGCTCAATGCATTGAATCCCTGCGTGTTAATACACCACAGAAAACTTCCTCACCCATCACCCAAGTGAGTAAACAACGTGGCCCGGCGAAGTATTGATTGACAAACTACATCTGACGGTGAACTACTGCCGTCCGATTCCTTTAATTCCAGAACCCTTCCTTGCTATTAAACGTCGGACAGGGAATGAGCTTGTACTTCTTCTTCACACTCTTATTCGAAGGCTTCGAATTGAATTCATACACAATGGAGATCTCGTGTGCGCCGCCGGACGCGGTCTGCATTTCGGAGATGGTGAAGTCGTAGCTATAGCCGATGGTGAGGTTCTTGAAATACAAACCAAGATACAGGATGAGGGCATCTTGTGTGATGCTGTTGATCACCGTCTTTTGGAACGGCTTGCCACGGTACCAAACGCCAACGGAAATCGGGTCTACGTGATAATTCAGACCGAGATCCAATTGCGTGAAGGTGTTGCCCTGCATGCGGTAGATGAACGAGGGCGTAAGGTAAGACGCACGGCCCCTGTTGCTTAGGCCATTGCTCAGGTCGAGGCGAATACCGCCGTGAATGGCTGTTTTCATACCCAGGCGACTAACGTCATTGAGCACGGACAAGTTGGGCCGGTTCATATGCGCGAAGGAGGCGCCGATCCAAAGACTTTTTGAATAGAGCAGGAAGCCGGAGCCAAAATCAAAATAGCTTTGACGTCCCAACTTGTTGACGTCGGGGTCCAGGGAAATACCATCGTATTCCAGACCGTCGCCGAGGCGGAGCTTGGAGCGATCGAGGCCGTTGGTGCCATAGCCGAAAGAGAGGCCGGGTGAGAACACGATCTTCTCGGTGAGCTTGATCTTATAGGAATACAACAGGCTGGCCGTTGTGGTGCGCCAGCCGGCGGAGCCCATTTTATCGGTGGTGACCAGGAGGCCAAAACCGCTGCGTAGTTCGTTCACAAAAATATCGTACGAGAAAGCCGATGTCTGGAAAGCCTGGGGCAAACTGGGCCACTGGATCCGGTGGTTCAGCACAATGCGTTGCTGGGGCGTGATGCCCGTAAAACCCGGGTTAAGATACAACGGTGCCTGATAGTATTGCGAAAATTGCGGATCCTGTGCCGCTGCCGTGAGCCCTGCAAAGACAAAAGCGATGAGTAAAAATCTTTTCATTCCCGGTTAGTCAAATTCCTCGTTACAAAAATTTCAAAATCAAAAAATGTACACCCTGGGATCGCTTTGCATCCCAGGGCATCACAGGTTTACCGTATCAATGTCACGTCGCCGAGCTTGGTGGTCCGCTGACCATCGGAGAGCCGTAAGACGAGTTTATAGACATATACCCCCGCTGGCATGAGCCTTCCGTTTTTGTCATAGCCATCCCAGCCGATGTTCTTGTCCTTGCTTTCGAAAATGAGGTTACCCCAGCGGTCAAAGATCTGCATGGCAAATTCCTGTACACCGCGGGTGATGGGCAGGAACACATCGTTAAACGTTCCGTTGCCGGCGACGCCTCCAGACGATCCGTTAGGGCTTGGCGTAAACGCGTTGGGCAGTTTGATAAAACCTCCATCGAGGGCCACTACTTCTTGTTGCGCCGTATCGTAGCAAACAATGTTTCCATCCAGCACGCCGTCACCATCCACGTCTTTGTTACCGTTGTCATAGCCGGCAGTAAGCGTCACAATGTATTTGCCTTCCAGTTTGTACAAGTGCCGGGGTTGGAAGTCGGTTGACTTGTCGCCGTCGTTAAAATCCCACTCGTATTGGCTTGCGCGCAGCGACTGGTTGAAGGTCTGCATTTCCGTGTCGGGCACATAGAGCGGATTCGGCCGCAGTTGGAAGAGTGCTGACGGTACATCGAATACTTCTATACCCTTCTGATTCGCAAAATCGGTCTGCCCTGTTGCCAGGAAACTAGCCGTAAGGTAAATATCATACTTACCGGGCTTCAGGATGCGGAACACAGGCTCGCGCAAGTTGGACGTCGTCACCAGGCCATTTTGATCATACAATTCCCAATAGAATGTATCCGCACCAGGCGACAGGTTTTCGATCGTGATGTCCACCGGGAAGCAAGCAGCAAGTGGAGTGGCCTTGAAGGCGGCCTTCAGCAGCGGCAATTCGATATTGATCGGCTTGCTGACAACACTCATACACTGTTTGTTATCAATAGCGAGGGCGTCGATATTGACGGCTTTGAGGATCACGTTCTTGACACCCGGCGAAAAGTAGTCCACGGTAAAGGGCCCTGCTCCGTTGGCTGTGGGCGGTGTGGCTTTGATGTCGTCGAAGTCCCAGGTATATTCAAACTGTGTCGGATCGACGGGGGTCGAGTTATTGATAAACTGCACGGTTGAAATACCACCAACAAAAGGCGACGGAGGATCTGGAACATTGCCAATGGCAGCCGTGACACCGCGATAAACTTTCACTTCTTTCTTGTACACGTCGCTACATCCTTCGCTGTTGGAGGCTTCATACACGAATTCATACACGATAGGGTTGGTGGTCGTGTTGTTGGTCATCACAAAATTGACATCGGGTAGCGGGCCGGTGCGCTCATCGAGGCGGTCGGTCTTACCTATTTCGTGATAGTACCACTTGCCAATGTCCACTCCCTCCGACTGATCTTTGAAACGAATGCTCTCGCCACTGCATAGGATCGGATCACCGGGTGCGATGTTAAGCGCGATAGTTGGGAATACGGTGATCGGTTTACTGGTAAACTTTGGAAGACAAAGCGCATTTTCAGCTTGAAGTCTTACTGGATAGACCGTGGGGGTCGTTGTCGAACCAGATGTAAAAATGTGTTTTCTAATGTTAGGTCCCAGGGGAACATCACCAGGGTTGATAATATCCTGCTGGCCATCTGACCATATCCAGGTGTACTTGACTCCTTGTTCGGCGACCCATTGAAACGAAAACTCTCCGCCCGAACATTGTGCATCAGGGGCGAGTACATCGAAATCAGTATTGATCTTAATGATGGTGATAACCTTCGTTTGGGGCACATCTGGCGAAAGGCATCCGGTGAGGATATCTTTCGCTCGCAGTAAGGTATAAGTCTCGTCGTGCTGAAAATTGCCGATCGGAATGGTTGGATCTGTTCCAGTCAGACCAACGAACGTGGTACCTCCGACTGAATAATCATATTCGATGGCCACATTGTTCGTAGTAATGCCGAGGTTGAACCCATCACCCTGACAAACTTCAGACGGCCCGGTGAGCGTAACATGCGGGAGAGGATTCACCGTCACTTTTACTATGTTTCCGTCGCCTCTAACTACACAAGAAGTACCGGTTCGCAGAGAAACGCTCTCTACTAATCTCCTATAATAAGTGGTCTCCGTTATTCTCGGCGGGTTATAGGTTGCCGTAGTGACAGGTGGCAATAAGTCAAGCCAACCCGTTGCTGGATCAGTGGTAAACTGCCACTTCATCTTGTAGTTACCAACCCCTCCGGAAGGAGGAAATATCTCATTGATCTGAACCGGATCATCACCGATGCAGATCGACTGGTCCGATCCGATAAAGCCCGCGTTTAGCTCCGGAGGGTTACCGATAATGGCGGAGGCTGGAAGAGACAGACAGCCCTTTCCATCCTTGGCGATCAGCGTATAGTTCCCGTAACCAAGATTGGGAAAAGTGTAGTTTTGATTAGTCGTATTGGCAATAATAGGGTTTGCCGGATCGCTGGCTTTCGACAAGGTCAAAGTATAGTTCGGAGGATTGTTACCGCCGGTGAATGTTGTGGCAATTTCGCCATCCAGGGCATCGTGACAGCTTAGATTAAAACCATTTGCATCAACGGCTGCCAGCATGCTGGTGATCTCTACCTGATCGGGCGGTACCAGGGGAACGAGGTTAGAGGTGGCCACGCAATTGTTAGCATCAGTCACCCTTACGCTATAGGAACCTTCACCCAGGTTCTCGAAGATACCATCGTTATTGGGATCGGTCGTGTTGGTCTGTAGCAAGAGATACGACGAATACGGTGCTGTGCCTCCCGAGGCTATGGTTTTGATAATGCCGTCTTTGTAGAGGTAACAAGTGATCTCCTGGGATACGCTCGAGACGGCTCCGAGCGTCACGGGCTCATTGACTTGAATGGATTCTGACAACGTGCATCCCCTTGCATCCTGCACCTCCACCGAGTGAGCACCCGCAGCTAACGCCGAGAACGTATAGAAGCTCGTACCGGCATTGATAAACGGCCCTCCATCGATGCGATAGGAATAAACCGGAGTACCTGTTAAGACGTCGACGCGAATCTCACCCGTATTGTCGCCATTACATTTGAGATCGGTAATGGTTTTATTGATCGAGAGATTCGGGTTCACGGTGTGGGTAACCGACACCACCTTCTTACACATCGTAGGCGTGTAAACAACTTCCACAAAAAGAGCAACGCCATTGGTTACGACATAAGCCGGCAGGTTGGCCGGGGGTATTGCCGTGGCCGGGCCCAAACGTGGATCGGACGTATACCAGGTGATGGTAGTAGTCGGTGTTCCAGCATCGGGCGTAACACTGATTTCCAGTGCCGTCAAATCCGCCGTATACGTTGTGCCGCCCGGCGCGTCGGAACAAACCGTCAACGTCTGGCTATTGGCTACGGGCGATTTCAATACGGTTACGGTAAAGATCTGAACAGGATTGTCACATCCGTTGATGCCTTCTTCTGTAGAAGGATTTTTCGCACGCACTTCAAACGTCACAACACCATCCAGGGTTGAGGATGTGTTCGTCAGAATCATGTTCGAGATATTGCCCAGGCCTGCGGCAGGACTGCCGATGTTGATGTTGGGATCGTAGCTCTTCACGAGCCATAAAAAGTTTGCGTCGGAATTGTTGGGCGAGGTGAACGCCACATTCAAAGGATCGCCATTACACAGATCCGGCACCACCACGGGGTCGACATCCGAACGGGGGTAGATCGTAACCGTGACCGTCGTTGCCGGGCTTCCGGCACATCCCAGCGACGAGCTGTACGGAAGGATCACGTATTTGACGTCCTGGTTTACTCCGGTCGTATTGACCCAGGTGTTGTCATGAATAATGTCGTCGAGATATAGCGTGGTCCCATCGGCTACCGGTATGGCAGACGTCGGAGCTACGCCAGGAGGCACGATAATGTTATTGATAATAAATCGGTCTGCAGGGAACGTGTTGGCTCGCGATATCAACGTAATGCCGGTGGGTTCGTCACTACAGATCATCTTGTCGAGACCCGGGCTCAGCTGAGGCTGTGGACGAACAGTCACCGTGATGATTTGGGGCGTACCCGGGCATTCTTTGGTAACGGATCCGATGGGCAGAGGAAAAACTGTGGTTATTTCACTGATGGGCGTCACCGTATAACTAACGGGCAACGGCGAAGCCGACAAATTCTCGAATACGTGGTTTTCGATAAAATTGGCCGGGAGATTGGTCTGCGGGAAAGTCTCCGGTGCCGTTGGCGATACATATCCGAGGCCAGCAGAATAAATAGCATCGCTGATGGTGTATTTATCGATATCGACAGGGCTTACCGGGCCCGGTCCTGTT carries:
- a CDS encoding PKD domain-containing protein, which codes for MPKLLRRPFFWLVFIVSALNLVSFEAFSQGCNGADGTGIFTGSIANRDNGTICANSPITPGVIEIDINNIDEAGTIQFDINWDDGSAPVRVNAAKIGPNRFFASATHFFPPNGGQVKCEYRPDVRLVFNGGVCAANLGTPPRFVRWNTDDENTGRLSLLETLTNVNEYLVCAGVETNVTFTDRSILNCVPPDLVLGPNDKQRWRQFIYGTGASNITGAVKIGGTPRAFPFNGAVDASPATVTNSGFPTSTTQIITVPATAQVGEIFEITMNYWNTCNPYNVRPPVIETARIRIVDQPPPPGGTDQTVCNGTTPSNFNVTGVPGGNIVTWYRNVPGTPDAPGTPISSGTSTSLPVSAVPGYTNNTTAGNYIVWATYRPNVANALNCESPAVKLTKTIREAITVPNPTTAPPAQICNGNSFNVVMPAPATTTFGGTTEYVFTGDTGVTPSGTTATSTTFNVAVAFAPGQLFVDRNVRVSRRYTSNPNCTTDRDFTVRVFNQTVPGTLSGVPNACEGTSVGPLTLSGYVGTIDHWEVEINGGGFNTYTGPASGSSITPGVLTAGTYAYRAVVDNGPCATVNSNIQTVVITPNPTPPTAGADQAFCGSLTSSPLTATLTAGTGTWSYKSSIPAGRPAPGYTTNANDPNTALTIGSPTLAGEYTMVWTVVTGSCTFTDEVVIDFGANPTPIAAMPPINACGETATLAAPVPTIGTGVWTVTSGSAAALTIVDPTSPTTDVNLNGPAFAYGAYVLEWRVTSGNCPPAFNTVTVTFYQKPQVAAPDVNNVCLLPGAAVITPIAISGTYGGGAVGGTFSVVTGNGAIGSVTSGGGNLSSVYNATDADYLAGTPIKIKATAIPQIGSTCVAADQEFTINVDRKPLADAGPSPLNVCETSVQMNAQNPPPFGATGKWTVVSGTATISDDTDPNATIGGLPAPGNSVTVRWTLTSAGGNLCTDADDVVINRITAPNASNLNPVLCEVAPAGAPITTTVLLTDYESTITSIPAANRTIQWYQDGPPPLGTLVADPTIPFNNVPDGKVYIARIRETATGCTSDGSVIINIRALPSAQDATVALCEDTPGSNTTSNVDLIGDTRYRNAVTTPGNAITWFNTLADAQNNVNPITAPIASVVGSLDVFARVTYMTLPSCPTVVKLTLQVNLLPNDQAIIGDPTVCMGASGQPVNTLPVQTYQVTSVPGAKYYWTVPTGPGQFIVFAGGTVNDFYVLLQFPYTAAPAAADIKVRIELNGCSTSDVPLTILRSPQPVAPIITGDPVVCENDNSIPYHVSLPNPASNYNWEIRRQSDNSIGGAFVSSGQTFPDIFVEFSNEDVVLAVTEVNNVCVSPEGTYNVQVNKRPIMADNDQAVCSDTPTNIVFAKSTGPGPVSPVDIDKYTISDAIYSAGLGYVSPTAPETFPQTNLPANFIENHVFENLSASPLPVSYTVTPISEITTVFPLPIGSVTKECPGTPQIITVTVRPQPQLSPGLDKMICSDEPTGITLISRANTFPADRFIINNIIVPPGVAPTSAIPVADGTTLYLDDIIHDNTWVNTTGVNQDVKYVILPYSSSLGCAGSPATTVTVTIYPRSDVDPVVVPDLCNGDPLNVAFTSPNNSDANFLWLVKSYDPNINIGSPAAGLGNISNMILTNTSSTLDGVVTFEVRAKNPSTEEGINGCDNPVQIFTVTVLKSPVANSQTLTVCSDAPGGTTYTADLTALEISVTPDAGTPTTTITWYTSDPRLGPATAIPPANLPAYVVTNGVALFVEVVYTPTMCKKVVSVTHTVNPNLSINKTITDLKCNGDNTGEIRVDVLTGTPVYSYRIDGGPFINAGTSFYTFSALAAGAHSVEVQDARGCTLSESIQVNEPVTLGAVSSVSQEITCYLYKDGIIKTIASGGTAPYSSYLLLQTNTTDPNNDGIFENLGEGSYSVRVTDANNCVATSNLVPLVPPDQVEITSMLAAVDANGFNLSCHDALDGEIATTFTGGNNPPNYTLTLSKASDPANPIIANTTNQNYTFPNLGYGNYTLIAKDGKGCLSLPASAIIGNPPELNAGFIGSDQSICIGDDPVQINEIFPPSGGVGNYKMKWQFTTDPATGWLDLLPPVTTATYNPPRITETTYYRRLVESVSLRTGTSCVVRGDGNIVKVTVNPLPHVTLTGPSEVCQGDGFNLGITTNNVAIEYDYSVGGTTFVGLTGTDPTIPIGNFQHDETYTLLRAKDILTGCLSPDVPQTKVITIIKINTDFDVLAPDAQCSGGEFSFQWVAEQGVKYTWIWSDGQQDIINPGDVPLGPNIRKHIFTSGSTTTPTVYPVRLQAENALCLPKFTSKPITVFPTIALNIAPGDPILCSGESIRFKDQSEGVDIGKWYYHEIGKTDRLDERTGPLPDVNFVMTNNTTTNPIVYEFVYEASNSEGCSDVYKKEVKVYRGVTAAIGNVPDPPSPFVGGISTVQFINNSTPVDPTQFEYTWDFDDIKATPPTANGAGPFTVDYFSPGVKNVILKAVNIDALAIDNKQCMSVVSKPINIELPLLKAAFKATPLAACFPVDITIENLSPGADTFYWELYDQNGLVTTSNLREPVFRILKPGKYDIYLTASFLATGQTDFANQKGIEVFDVPSALFQLRPNPLYVPDTEMQTFNQSLRASQYEWDFNDGDKSTDFQPRHLYKLEGKYIVTLTAGYDNGNKDVDGDGVLDGNIVCYDTAQQEVVALDGGFIKLPNAFTPSPNGSSGGVAGNGTFNDVFLPITRGVQEFAMQIFDRWGNLIFESKDKNIGWDGYDKNGRLMPAGVYVYKLVLRLSDGQRTTKLGDVTLIR
- a CDS encoding type IX secretion system membrane protein PorP/SprF, producing MKRFLLIAFVFAGLTAAAQDPQFSQYYQAPLYLNPGFTGITPQQRIVLNHRIQWPSLPQAFQTSAFSYDIFVNELRSGFGLLVTTDKMGSAGWRTTTASLLYSYKIKLTEKIVFSPGLSFGYGTNGLDRSKLRLGDGLEYDGISLDPDVNKLGRQSYFDFGSGFLLYSKSLWIGASFAHMNRPNLSVLNDVSRLGMKTAIHGGIRLDLSNGLSNRGRASYLTPSFIYRMQGNTFTQLDLGLNYHVDPISVGVWYRGKPFQKTVINSITQDALILYLGLYFKNLTIGYSYDFTISEMQTASGGAHEISIVYEFNSKPSNKSVKKKYKLIPCPTFNSKEGFWN
- a CDS encoding bifunctional YncE family protein/alkaline phosphatase family protein yields the protein MARSFLLIVLYFTAQSLLAQALPKPVLLPNGWKLTPAGTSFPLGDLPLNMVISPSSKYLAVTNNGQGIQSIELIDLRKQKKIDSVVVSKSWYGLAFSGDEKYLFASGGHDNLILQFAVQKDKLILTDTLKLGKPWPEKIGPAGIEVDDKRQRLYVVTREDQKLYVIDLKTKKILNTLGLGAEAYACKLSRDKKELYISCWGCDKLLTWDLEKNIWKNPITVGDNPNELLLTPDGKYLYVCNANDNSVSVIDNKSKKVIETLDAALFPDSPSGSTTNSLAYDPSEKKLYIANADNNCLAVFDVSKPGRSSAMGFIPTGWYPTCVRLINKKLWVSNGKGFESKANPFGPSPVRKKEDVIHHGGITKEGSDVQYIGSLLKGTMSIIDIPSAKALKEYSGKVYSNSPYSQYRRDTLDRPAPIKMGKESPIKYVFYVIKENRTYDQVLADVKGGNGDTTLLLFGRKYTPNQHALVESFVLLDNFYVNAEVSADGHSWSMGAYATDYLEKTWPSSYSGRGGTYGGEGEREIANNKNGFIWNNCSRYGISYRTYGEFMEHERPTIPILAGHNCPTYPSYSLEIRDTTRFYVWKKDFLSLLKNNKLPQFNTVRFGNDHTEGVRLGRPSPYAHVADNDLAVGMFIETLSQSPIWNETVVFIVEDDAQNGADHVDAHRSTAYIAGGYIKRKVVDHTLYTTASMLRTMELLLGMEPMTQYDAAATPMWSCFNTSPAPFSFHAIIPRVSLDEKNVAINQWQKKSEQFSFDKEDSNNDIEFNQVLWHGLKGETPFPGPKRAAFVIPLADDNDDD
- a CDS encoding ABC transporter permease, translating into MLRNYIKTAFRSLLKNKGFSIINILGLAIGIASFVLIALYVNHELSYDRFNQKADRIFRIVENLRTENEMLFQSTSSPPMGPALASQMPEVDKFVRMQDWSFLVRKGDVSVFEEGCLLSDSSVFDIFSFPLLEGNPKKALTEPYSIVLTTSTAKKYFGDEPPLGKTLNMNGEEYKVTGLVADVPENSHIRFNMLVSFRTWSDQVNQPMNNMWFWNGFHTYLLLKEGEGQVEKLRAKMPDFITRNIEKGGMYYEDLPLQPLTSIYLETPRSWENGKRGSQNNIYTLSIIAGFILLIACFNYINLATARASRRLKEVGLRKVLGAQRRALVYQFLGESIIVSILATCMGFMLAALVLPVFNTLVETPLVFSLFPGSLTTWGGFVLIALVLGLLSGVYPALVISGFQPLQIFRGAPQSIFGHNGLRKMLVSVQFVISIVLLAGTLIVFEQLDLLRSRDLGFVKEATLLIRNNGDRAMVDRWETVKGELLKVPGVLSAAACSTVPGEPSNNLYATIEMEDGKLSPSNINTNFIDSDFLPAYGIEIIAGRNFIKGSRADDTTAFIINETAVKDFGWKPEQALGKKVDQNGKRGTIIGVVKDYHYQSLHHQVAPLILQENKWAYSTLSLKIRSDDMQTIIKSIGIKWKDLTNNLPYRYSFLDEEYDRLYKADAQLGKVAGIFAGLAIAVGCLGLLGLTSFSVERRVKEIGIRKVLGATLGNIVLIISKEFVGLILLSFVIAIPITWFLITRWLDNFTDKVTIGPINFIVAGLSVLTIAWITISYLSFKAANSNPTKALRNE